The Syntrophaceae bacterium genome has a segment encoding these proteins:
- the hisH gene encoding imidazole glycerol phosphate synthase subunit HisH: protein MIVIVDYGVGNLGSLRNMLKKIGQEALISQDPQAVGKADKIILPGVGSFDHAISNLRSTGLIPVLSECVLNRKIPILGVCLGMQLMTGGSEEGELPGLGWVDAETVRFRFDESLRHLKVPHMGWNTIRVRGRGLLFEEMAEGSRFYFVHSYHVRCRAESDVLATTDYGGDFVSAFARENIAGVQFHPEKSHRFGMRLLQNFAEKC, encoded by the coding sequence GTGATCGTCATCGTCGACTATGGGGTGGGGAATCTCGGATCGCTTCGGAACATGCTGAAGAAGATAGGCCAGGAGGCGCTGATTTCCCAGGATCCGCAGGCCGTCGGGAAGGCCGACAAAATCATCCTGCCGGGGGTGGGGTCCTTCGATCACGCGATCAGCAACCTCCGCTCGACGGGGCTGATCCCTGTTCTGAGCGAATGCGTGCTGAACCGGAAAATTCCCATCCTCGGAGTCTGTCTGGGCATGCAGCTCATGACCGGCGGGAGCGAGGAGGGTGAACTCCCGGGGCTCGGCTGGGTGGATGCGGAGACCGTGCGTTTCCGGTTCGACGAATCCCTTCGGCATCTGAAAGTGCCGCACATGGGATGGAACACGATCCGGGTGCGGGGGCGCGGGCTGCTTTTCGAGGAGATGGCGGAGGGAAGCCGGTTCTATTTCGTCCACTCCTACCATGTGAGATGCCGGGCAGAATCGGACGTCCTGGCGACGACGGATTACGGAGGCGATTTCGTATCCGCGTTCGCGCGGGAGAACATCGCCGGGGTGCAGTTCCACCCGGAGAAGAGCCACCGGTTCGGCATGCGGCTCCTGCAGAATTTCGCGGAAAAATGCTGA
- the hisF gene encoding imidazole glycerol phosphate synthase subunit HisF — protein sequence MLITRVIPCLLLKGHGLVKTVRFKDPTYVGDPINAIKIFNEKEVDELVFLDITATIEKRPPPYQVLSEIASECFMPLAYGGGIRSLREIEKIFSLGVEKVCLNAAAVEDPDLVRDAAKAFGNQSIVVSVDVKKSLFGKYEIFTHGGRRNARKDILSHVRRMEELGAGELLLTSIDRDGTRQGYDLDLIGRVAEAVGIPVIACGGAGGLNDITAAVKSGAAAAAAGSLFVFHGRHRAVLISYPSRKELDAAFPTAPDRER from the coding sequence ATGCTGATTACGAGAGTGATTCCCTGCCTGTTGCTCAAGGGCCATGGACTGGTCAAGACCGTCCGGTTCAAGGATCCAACGTACGTTGGAGATCCCATCAACGCCATCAAGATCTTCAACGAGAAAGAGGTGGACGAGCTCGTTTTCCTGGACATAACGGCAACGATTGAGAAAAGGCCTCCGCCCTACCAGGTTCTTTCGGAGATCGCCAGCGAGTGCTTCATGCCCCTGGCGTACGGAGGGGGAATCCGGAGCCTCCGGGAAATCGAGAAGATATTCAGCCTGGGGGTCGAAAAGGTTTGCCTGAACGCTGCAGCGGTGGAGGACCCAGACTTGGTCCGGGATGCGGCGAAGGCCTTCGGGAACCAGAGCATCGTTGTGTCCGTGGATGTGAAGAAGAGCCTGTTCGGAAAGTATGAGATATTCACCCACGGGGGGCGCCGGAACGCGAGGAAAGACATCCTGTCCCATGTCCGCCGGATGGAGGAGCTGGGGGCCGGGGAGCTTCTGCTCACCTCGATCGATCGGGACGGCACCCGGCAGGGATACGACCTGGACCTGATCGGGCGGGTGGCGGAAGCGGTCGGGATTCCCGTGATCGCCTGCGGGGGCGCCGGCGGCCTGAATGACATAACGGCGGCTGTGAAGAGCGGGGCCGCCGCGGCTGCGGCGGGAAGCCTGTTCGTGTTCCACGGCCGCCATCGGGCGGTTCTGATCAGTTATCCGTCCAGGAAAGAACTGGACGCGGCCTTCCCGACCGCTCCGGACAGGGAGAGATGA
- a CDS encoding N-acetyl sugar amidotransferase has protein sequence MERPYQICTHCIMDTSDPEISFDGQGRCNHCRNYEVRVASEVFPGEEGKRRIAEMAERIRAQGHGRDYDCIIGVSGGVDSTMVAYTVRKLGLRPLAVHFDNGWNSELAVDNIKKTLDRLGIDLQTHVVDWEEFRDLQLSFLKASVANCEIPTDHAITALLFNTAAQHGIRYIFGGGNVATEGILPFSWGYYNQDRKHLEAVHRRFGTVPLKTTPRLSLSRFIYLVFVRGIRLIPILNYVDYNKAEAMKLIQEELCWRYYGGKHYESIFTRFFQGYILPVKFGFDKRRAHLSTLVCSGEMSREDALREMEKDPYGNESLLREDREFVIKKFGLTEETFEGLMHLPIRSYRDYPNHSFFLHTLRDLRSRFKKVATAA, from the coding sequence ATGGAAAGACCTTATCAGATCTGCACGCACTGCATTATGGACACGTCAGACCCGGAAATTTCGTTCGACGGGCAGGGGCGCTGCAACCATTGCCGGAATTACGAGGTTCGCGTGGCCTCGGAGGTGTTCCCGGGAGAGGAAGGAAAACGCCGGATCGCGGAGATGGCCGAACGGATCCGGGCCCAGGGGCACGGCCGCGACTACGACTGCATCATCGGGGTGAGCGGAGGGGTGGACAGCACAATGGTGGCCTACACGGTCCGGAAACTGGGACTGAGACCCCTGGCCGTCCATTTCGACAATGGATGGAACAGTGAACTGGCGGTGGACAACATCAAGAAGACACTCGACCGCCTGGGAATCGATCTCCAGACACACGTTGTGGATTGGGAGGAGTTCAGGGACCTTCAGCTTTCCTTTCTGAAGGCTTCCGTGGCGAACTGTGAGATTCCCACCGATCACGCCATCACGGCCCTCTTGTTCAACACGGCGGCGCAACACGGCATCCGGTACATTTTCGGGGGCGGGAACGTCGCCACGGAGGGGATCCTCCCGTTCAGCTGGGGATACTACAACCAGGACCGGAAGCACCTGGAGGCGGTGCACCGGCGCTTCGGCACGGTTCCCCTGAAGACCACGCCCAGGCTCAGCCTTTCCAGGTTCATCTACCTCGTCTTCGTCCGCGGGATCCGGCTCATTCCCATCCTGAACTACGTCGACTACAACAAGGCGGAGGCCATGAAGCTTATCCAGGAGGAGCTCTGCTGGCGCTACTACGGGGGAAAGCACTACGAATCCATCTTCACCCGCTTTTTCCAAGGCTACATCCTGCCCGTCAAGTTCGGGTTCGACAAGCGGCGGGCCCATCTGTCCACCCTGGTCTGCTCGGGTGAGATGAGCCGGGAGGATGCGCTTCGGGAAATGGAAAAGGATCCGTACGGGAACGAGAGCCTCCTCCGGGAGGATCGCGAGTTCGTCATCAAGAAATTCGGCCTGACCGAGGAGACCTTCGAGGGGCTGATGCACCTGCCCATCCGGTCCTACCGGGATTATCCGAATCATTCCTTCTTCCTGCACACTCTCAGGGACTTGCGGTCCCGCTTCAAGAAGGTGGCCACGGCCGCCTGA
- a CDS encoding glycosyltransferase encodes MNVHIYPTPFRNESRILKITRSLKEAAAFDRIRIMATWEEGLAEEEDLDETRRVVRIRRRIGEGRNGTFWKAARVGEWSWRVMHSLREENIDCVNAHSLSVLPLCVLLKRSKGSKLIYDTHELETETAGSTGIRRVLARWVERVLIREADAVIAVNDSIASWYRRAYGLKRVWVVKNVPYRPDSAPMKTAMLRDACGVGGEAILFLYQGAMVKDRGIRRLLDVFSRLDEGRHLVCMGFGEDVDLVRSFARKHPNIHYHPAVPPSEVFRHTCGADVGVHLIENTCLNHYYCLPNKIWEYLNAALPVVVSDLPEMARVVDGCGCGWKCGPSDDEALKLIGGITVQDVQEKRERALEAGYGFGWHVEERELLDAYRTLGFIGR; translated from the coding sequence ATGAACGTACATATATATCCCACCCCGTTCCGGAACGAGAGCCGGATTCTCAAGATCACGAGGAGCCTGAAGGAGGCGGCCGCGTTCGACCGGATCCGGATCATGGCCACCTGGGAGGAAGGGCTTGCGGAAGAAGAGGACCTGGACGAGACGCGAAGGGTCGTCCGCATCCGGAGGCGGATCGGGGAAGGGAGGAACGGAACCTTCTGGAAAGCTGCCCGGGTCGGGGAGTGGTCCTGGCGGGTCATGCATTCCCTTCGGGAAGAGAACATTGATTGTGTGAATGCCCACAGCCTTTCGGTTCTCCCGCTCTGCGTACTCCTGAAGCGGTCCAAGGGATCGAAGCTGATCTACGATACCCATGAGCTGGAAACGGAGACAGCCGGTTCCACGGGCATCCGCAGGGTTCTGGCCCGCTGGGTCGAGCGTGTCCTGATCCGCGAGGCGGATGCCGTCATCGCGGTCAACGATTCCATCGCCTCCTGGTACCGGCGTGCCTACGGGTTGAAACGGGTCTGGGTTGTAAAGAACGTCCCCTATCGTCCGGATTCCGCCCCCATGAAGACGGCAATGCTTCGCGACGCCTGTGGCGTCGGAGGGGAGGCGATTCTTTTCCTTTACCAGGGGGCCATGGTGAAGGATCGGGGGATCCGCCGCCTTCTGGACGTTTTTTCCAGGCTTGACGAAGGCAGGCATCTTGTCTGCATGGGATTCGGGGAAGACGTCGATCTGGTGCGGAGCTTTGCCCGGAAGCATCCGAACATTCATTACCACCCCGCCGTTCCCCCATCCGAGGTTTTCCGCCATACATGCGGCGCCGACGTGGGGGTCCACCTGATTGAAAACACGTGTCTCAATCATTACTATTGCCTTCCCAATAAAATCTGGGAATACCTGAACGCGGCCCTCCCCGTCGTCGTGAGCGACCTCCCGGAGATGGCGCGGGTGGTGGACGGCTGCGGATGCGGCTGGAAGTGCGGTCCCTCCGACGACGAGGCATTGAAGCTCATCGGCGGGATCACCGTGCAGGACGTGCAGGAAAAGAGGGAACGGGCCCTGGAGGCCGGATACGGATTCGGCTGGCATGTGGAAGAAAGGGAATTGCTCGATGCCTATCGGACACTCGGCTTCATCGGCCGTTGA
- a CDS encoding oligosaccharide flippase family protein: MLRLWDRFFGRMRRKAFFAHTVTMMGGTAVAQVITLLGTLILARFYLPSHFGVFSMFAGLVSLVSVWSSFRYEIAVTLPEKDEDAAALVQFSLLIVCSVSLVTLVLVIAAGRWLLPVSRIQDLHPWLPLLPLCILQVGSYNTLYNWCLRGRRFPGIVLARTAKSLFTVLGQLIAYLVVALPGGGLICGYAIGLAAGLGPILKRSKVVIASDIRWSRMLPVASRYADFPKKAGIGAFLDTASAQIPLIVLPVIFSSHVGGSFAVADRLFRGAVDFFSVTLGQVFYQRVASLRRDHEETTSLLLKTWKLLFVFFIGPSLLMLFFGREIFLLLLGSGWSEAGEYAAILSIGFIGQLVVSPTSLGLMAFEKLNLLLGWQVLSFLTMITALLLGFFFWRQDIKSFLWFWSCKEAVIYLLYGAILYRIHQRHEESLSV; encoded by the coding sequence ATGCTGAGACTCTGGGACCGGTTTTTCGGGCGCATGAGACGAAAAGCCTTTTTCGCCCACACCGTGACGATGATGGGCGGGACGGCGGTTGCGCAGGTGATAACCCTTCTCGGGACCCTGATCCTCGCCAGGTTTTATCTTCCCTCCCATTTCGGTGTTTTCTCCATGTTCGCCGGTTTGGTCTCCCTGGTCAGCGTCTGGTCGTCCTTCCGATATGAAATCGCCGTAACGCTGCCGGAAAAGGACGAGGATGCTGCGGCTCTTGTCCAGTTCTCCCTGCTGATTGTTTGTTCCGTGAGCCTCGTCACCCTGGTTCTGGTGATCGCCGCCGGCCGCTGGCTGCTCCCGGTAAGCCGCATTCAGGATCTGCATCCATGGCTGCCCCTGCTGCCGCTGTGCATCCTGCAGGTCGGCTCCTACAACACCTTGTACAACTGGTGCCTGAGAGGTCGGCGTTTCCCGGGGATCGTCCTTGCCCGGACGGCGAAATCCCTGTTCACGGTTTTGGGGCAGTTGATCGCATATCTGGTCGTTGCACTGCCCGGCGGCGGCCTGATCTGCGGCTATGCAATCGGTCTCGCGGCCGGTCTGGGACCCATTCTAAAACGATCCAAGGTGGTCATTGCCAGCGACATCCGGTGGTCCAGGATGCTTCCTGTCGCGTCCCGGTACGCCGATTTTCCGAAAAAGGCCGGTATAGGTGCTTTTCTTGACACGGCATCCGCACAGATTCCGCTGATTGTGCTTCCCGTCATTTTCTCCTCTCATGTCGGCGGATCCTTCGCCGTGGCCGACCGGCTGTTCCGGGGCGCGGTGGACTTTTTCAGCGTGACGCTGGGGCAGGTGTTTTACCAGCGGGTTGCAAGCCTCCGGCGCGACCACGAAGAGACCACCTCCCTGCTCTTGAAAACCTGGAAACTGCTCTTCGTGTTTTTCATCGGTCCCAGCCTGCTGATGCTGTTCTTCGGCAGGGAAATCTTCCTCCTGCTCCTGGGGTCGGGATGGAGCGAAGCGGGGGAGTATGCCGCGATTCTCTCCATCGGCTTCATCGGGCAGCTTGTGGTCTCCCCGACGAGCCTCGGCCTTATGGCATTCGAGAAACTCAACCTGCTGCTCGGCTGGCAGGTGCTGTCCTTCCTGACGATGATCACCGCCCTGTTGCTGGGGTTTTTCTTCTGGCGCCAGGACATCAAGTCTTTCCTGTGGTTCTGGTCCTGCAAGGAAGCGGTTATTTATCTGCTGTACGGGGCGATCCTCTACCGGATCCATCAGAGACACGAGGAGTCTCTGTCTGTATAA
- a CDS encoding Gfo/Idh/MocA family oxidoreductase — protein MIQVAQIGVGYWGPNLLRNLIANRRCRVKAVAELSAERRNYVQSLYPAVAVTDRVEDVVGDPEVDAVIVATPVASHYDLAMAALDAGKHILVEKPLARSVAEVEAIGRLAEERKRVAMVGHTFLYNAAVRYVKKLIDDREIGDIRYIYSQRLNLGRIRSDVDALWNFAPHDVSIIQYWLGDPEPVSVVKRGVDFIQPGIADVVFMNIHYPGKIMANIHVSWLDPGKVRCMTVVGSRKMVVYDDVAENKIAVYDKGIDRKAVLGENMDYDGPSYPTFSLRSGDILIPKIDFQEPLKVEIDHFLDCIERGTPCLTGIDHARKVVEILSS, from the coding sequence ATGATTCAAGTCGCCCAGATCGGTGTGGGGTACTGGGGCCCCAACCTGCTGCGCAACCTGATTGCGAACCGGCGCTGCCGGGTGAAGGCCGTAGCGGAATTGTCTGCGGAGCGCCGCAATTACGTTCAATCCCTGTATCCGGCTGTTGCGGTGACGGACCGGGTGGAGGATGTCGTCGGAGACCCGGAGGTGGACGCGGTGATCGTGGCCACCCCAGTGGCAAGCCACTACGACCTTGCCATGGCGGCGCTGGATGCGGGAAAGCATATCCTCGTGGAAAAGCCCCTGGCCCGGAGCGTGGCGGAGGTTGAGGCCATCGGCCGTCTGGCGGAGGAGCGAAAACGGGTGGCCATGGTCGGCCACACGTTCCTCTACAATGCCGCGGTCCGATACGTGAAGAAACTGATCGATGACCGGGAGATCGGCGACATCCGCTACATCTACAGCCAGCGCCTGAATCTGGGAAGGATCCGCTCCGACGTGGACGCTCTCTGGAATTTTGCCCCCCACGACGTCAGCATCATCCAATACTGGCTGGGCGACCCCGAGCCGGTTTCGGTGGTGAAGCGGGGGGTGGACTTCATCCAGCCGGGGATTGCCGACGTCGTCTTCATGAACATCCACTATCCCGGGAAAATCATGGCCAATATCCACGTCAGCTGGCTGGACCCCGGCAAGGTGAGGTGCATGACCGTCGTGGGTTCCCGGAAGATGGTCGTGTATGACGACGTGGCGGAAAACAAGATCGCCGTTTATGACAAGGGGATCGACCGCAAGGCCGTCCTGGGGGAGAACATGGATTACGATGGTCCTTCCTATCCGACCTTCAGCCTCCGGTCCGGCGATATCCTGATCCCGAAGATCGACTTCCAGGAGCCCCTGAAGGTGGAGATCGACCACTTTCTCGACTGCATTGAAAGGGGTACGCCCTGCCTGACCGGCATCGACCACGCCCGAAAGGTCGTGGAGATCCTCTCGTCGTGA
- a CDS encoding glycosyltransferase family 4 protein, translated as MKIVYLHQYFVTPDMPGGTRSYEMGRRLVEAGHEVHMITSDQSGRFDASEGWRITEEAGIHVHWTTVPYGNEMPYGERIKAFFLFAWRSAREAARVGGDLVFATSTPLTIALPAVYAAKRCGIPMVFEVRDLWPAVPIALGALKNPLSRWLARRLERFAYGNASHVVALAPGMRDAIVETGYPSGQVSVIPNGADLDLFDVPPEEGKRLRSLHPWLQGRPLVLFAGTLGMANGVDYLVRLASAVRMLDPEIRFLVIGGGKEVERVRGMAREQDVLEKNFFMMNAIPKREVPAWLSASDLVTALFTGPKIVWKDAVQNKFFDAMAAGRPIVNNFDGWQSRLAEEHGAGLILPADDIPEAARLLTGAIRNPEWMEKARSAAGKLARELFSRERLARELERVLMSVRSGHKAGDNV; from the coding sequence GTGAAGATCGTTTACCTCCATCAGTACTTCGTGACGCCCGACATGCCCGGAGGAACCCGCTCCTATGAAATGGGGCGCCGGCTCGTCGAGGCCGGCCACGAGGTCCATATGATCACCTCCGATCAGTCGGGGCGCTTCGATGCGTCTGAAGGGTGGCGCATTACGGAGGAAGCCGGCATCCACGTTCATTGGACGACGGTTCCTTATGGAAACGAGATGCCGTACGGGGAGAGGATCAAGGCTTTTTTCCTCTTTGCCTGGCGATCGGCCAGAGAGGCGGCGCGCGTTGGAGGGGATCTGGTCTTTGCCACGAGTACACCCCTGACGATTGCGCTTCCCGCCGTGTATGCGGCGAAGCGCTGCGGCATCCCGATGGTTTTCGAGGTTCGCGATCTGTGGCCCGCGGTTCCCATTGCCCTCGGAGCGTTGAAAAATCCGCTGAGCCGCTGGCTGGCACGGCGACTAGAGCGATTTGCATACGGGAACGCTTCCCATGTGGTCGCGCTGGCCCCGGGGATGCGGGACGCCATCGTGGAAACGGGCTATCCGTCCGGGCAGGTCTCCGTGATTCCCAACGGGGCCGATCTCGATCTGTTCGATGTGCCGCCGGAGGAGGGAAAGCGCCTGCGGAGCCTTCATCCGTGGCTGCAGGGCCGGCCGCTGGTCCTCTTTGCCGGGACGCTGGGCATGGCGAACGGAGTCGATTACCTGGTGCGGCTGGCATCTGCCGTACGCATGCTCGATCCGGAAATCCGCTTCCTGGTGATCGGCGGAGGAAAAGAGGTGGAGCGGGTCCGGGGCATGGCCCGGGAGCAGGACGTTCTGGAGAAGAATTTCTTCATGATGAACGCCATCCCCAAGCGGGAAGTTCCCGCCTGGCTGTCGGCATCGGATCTTGTTACAGCCCTTTTCACGGGTCCGAAGATTGTCTGGAAGGATGCGGTCCAGAACAAGTTTTTCGATGCCATGGCGGCGGGGAGGCCCATCGTCAACAATTTCGACGGGTGGCAGTCCCGGCTTGCCGAGGAGCACGGAGCGGGGCTCATCCTTCCTGCCGATGACATTCCCGAGGCCGCCCGCCTGCTGACCGGTGCCATCCGCAACCCGGAATGGATGGAAAAAGCCCGAAGCGCGGCCGGGAAGCTTGCCCGGGAGCTGTTTTCCAGGGAGCGGCTTGCCCGGGAACTGGAGCGGGTTTTGATGTCCGTCCGGAGTGGCCATAAGGCCGGGGACAACGTCTGA
- a CDS encoding sugar transferase — MDLAIGGCAFVLVLPVMALIALMILRTLGRPVLFRQIRPGLNGKPFGLYKFRTMTDARDGEGRLLSDEERLTAFGRFLRSTSLDELPELWNVLRGDMSLVGPRPLLTAYLDRYDSEQKRRHHVKPGLTGWAQVNGRNALTWEDKFRLDVWYVDNRNLLLDLKILFMTLGIVLRREGISQEGHCTAEEFKGSRHED, encoded by the coding sequence ATGGATCTGGCCATCGGCGGATGTGCGTTTGTTCTGGTCCTTCCGGTCATGGCCCTGATCGCCCTCATGATCCTCCGGACCCTTGGCCGGCCGGTCCTTTTCCGGCAAATCCGCCCGGGACTGAACGGGAAGCCCTTCGGTCTTTACAAGTTCCGGACCATGACGGACGCGAGGGACGGGGAGGGGCGCCTCCTGTCCGACGAGGAGCGACTGACGGCATTCGGCCGGTTTCTGAGATCAACATCTCTTGACGAACTCCCCGAACTCTGGAATGTGCTGCGGGGTGACATGAGCCTGGTGGGGCCGAGGCCCCTTTTGACGGCTTATCTGGATCGCTACGACTCCGAGCAGAAGCGCCGGCACCACGTGAAGCCCGGGCTGACCGGCTGGGCGCAGGTGAACGGGCGGAATGCGCTGACGTGGGAGGATAAATTCCGGCTGGACGTCTGGTATGTGGACAACCGCAACCTGTTGCTTGACCTGAAGATTCTCTTCATGACCCTGGGAATCGTTCTCAGGAGGGAAGGCATCAGCCAGGAAGGACACTGTACAGCGGAGGAATTCAAGGGGAGCAGGCATGAAGACTGA
- a CDS encoding acyltransferase → MKTEKDRFADWQYPEIEEGKPTKYHWLVRHVPGLRLGYRTDIGAFTYINAVRGVVIGDEVQIGSHCSIYSVSTIDDKAGEVRLDRNCRIGSHSVIMPGVHIGENAVVAACSFVNRDIPADVVAGGVPAKVLRKLPPRGKEGENGKG, encoded by the coding sequence ATGAAGACTGAAAAAGACCGCTTTGCCGACTGGCAGTATCCGGAAATTGAGGAGGGCAAGCCCACAAAGTACCATTGGCTGGTCCGGCATGTTCCGGGGCTTCGCCTTGGGTACCGGACGGACATCGGGGCCTTTACGTATATCAATGCCGTCCGCGGCGTCGTCATCGGAGACGAGGTCCAGATCGGATCGCACTGCTCCATTTATTCCGTTTCCACGATCGACGACAAGGCCGGGGAAGTCCGGCTGGACCGGAACTGCCGGATCGGGAGCCACTCGGTCATCATGCCCGGTGTCCACATCGGGGAGAACGCCGTCGTTGCGGCCTGCAGTTTCGTCAATCGGGACATTCCGGCCGACGTTGTCGCCGGGGGAGTCCCGGCAAAAGTGCTGCGGAAGTTGCCGCCGCGCGGGAAAGAGGGGGAAAATGGGAAAGGCTGA